CGATGTCGCCGCGGTAGGCGGCGATCACCTCGTCCTGGCTGGCGCCGGGCACGATCGGCTGGGTGGCGGCCCACTGTTCGAAGCGCACGCCGATCCTGCCCAGTTCGGCGGCGATGGCGGCATGGTCGTCCAGCACCGCCAGCGGGGATTGCGGGTGGCTTTCGTCGAAGATGCGCAGTCGGCTCATGATGCCCTCAGCTGTTTCAGGTCCAGTTCGCAGGCCAGCAGGAACTCCAGCGCTTCCAGGTGGCGCCGGGTTTCGGCCATGTCGCGGCCCCAGGTGTAGATGCCGTGGCCGTCGATCAGGTAGGCATGCAGGGGCTTGCCCGCATCGAGCCAGGCATCGACCCGGACGACCAGTTCGGGCATGTGCTGGGTGTTGGGGAACACCGGGATTTCCAGCACGCTGTCATGGCTGTGATAGCCGCTGATGGCCTTCTGCAGCTCCCAGCCCTGCAGGCGGATCACGCCGTCATCGGCGTACAGGCGCGAGGCGACGCTCTGCGTGCGCGAATGCGTGTGCAGCACGGCCTGCATCTGCGGCCAGCGCCGGTAGATCTGGGTATGCAGCGCCGTTTCCGCACTGGGACGCGCATCGGTGCCCACGGCGTCGCCGGCCAGGTCGATCAGCATGATGTCGGCGCGACCGAGCCGGCCCTTGTGCTTGCCCGACACCGTGATCGCCGCGTGTGCTTCATCGACGCGCATCGAGAAATTGCTGCTGGTCGCGGGCGTCCAGCCGAGCTCCGACAGTTCGCGCGCGGCTTCGACGATGGCGTCGGCACGCTGCTCGAACAGGCTGGCAGGTATCGTGGCCGGAAGTGTCTGGATCATGCGTTTTGGACGTCCAAATGGAGGCCGACTATACCACGCGGCCATTCTCGCCCTGGCTGTAATGAGAGCCATTCTCGCAAGTCAGGAAAAATTTGCCCGCGGCGCGTAACATCGGCGCGAGTCCGGGGCAGGGTGCGCCGGATAGTTACGACGGAGGCTTGCCCATGTCGAAAGAACAAGATATCGAATCGCGTCGCCGATTCCTCAAGGTTGCCGCCGGAACCGCCGCTGCGGCCGTGGTTGTCGGCGGCCTGCCGCGCCTTGCGCGTGCGGCCGACCTGCCGCCGGTGACCGAGGCGGACCCGACCGCCAAGGCGCTGGGCTATGTCGAGGATGCCAGCAAGTCGACGAACGCGAAGT
This is a stretch of genomic DNA from Rhodanobacter sp. FDAARGOS 1247. It encodes these proteins:
- a CDS encoding high-potential iron-sulfur protein; the protein is MSKEQDIESRRRFLKVAAGTAAAAVVVGGLPRLARAADLPPVTEADPTAKALGYVEDASKSTNAKYKAGDDCANCQFYTGGATGRGPCQLFPGKSVNAKGWCVSHTPKKA
- a CDS encoding methylthioribulose 1-phosphate dehydratase, which produces MIQTLPATIPASLFEQRADAIVEAARELSELGWTPATSSNFSMRVDEAHAAITVSGKHKGRLGRADIMLIDLAGDAVGTDARPSAETALHTQIYRRWPQMQAVLHTHSRTQSVASRLYADDGVIRLQGWELQKAISGYHSHDSVLEIPVFPNTQHMPELVVRVDAWLDAGKPLHAYLIDGHGIYTWGRDMAETRRHLEALEFLLACELDLKQLRAS